From Thunnus albacares chromosome 22, fThuAlb1.1, whole genome shotgun sequence, the proteins below share one genomic window:
- the per1b gene encoding period circadian protein homolog 1b isoform X1, with protein sequence MSYDNSKSVASSNARGRVARAGEKDNDQEAVSEGLNSPKSSNSSSNSSSSSSGGQPSANVSTQEQGSGVGGGSSPSGGSGSGGMSSDRRGLNSDDMDGLSSGNDSGERESEGGMERDSGSRGRQSVHSSHSSSNGKDSGMMLETTESNKSSNSQSLSPPSGSLAYSLLLTSSERDPPSTSGCSSDQSARVQTQKELMKAIKELKLRLPSERKSKGHSSTLNALKYALQCVRQVRANKEYYHQWSVEECHGCSLDLSAFTIEELDNITSEYTLKNTDTFSMAVSFLSGKVVYVSPQGSSVLRCKPECLQGTMFSELLAPQDVSTFYSGTAPCRLPLWASCIGSASPPVDCTQEKSMFCRISADRTQGGEMRYYPFRLTPYQLTIRDSDTSEAQPCCLLIAEKVHSGYEAPRIPPDKRIFTTSHTPSCLFQEVDERAVPLLGYLPQDLVGTPTLLYIHPEDRPTMVAIHEKIFQFAGQPFEYAPLRMCARSGEYLTIDTSWSSFVNPWSRKVAFIVGRHKVRTSPLNEDVFTAPQGCVSRVTTPDIVQLSERIHRLLVQPVHSGGSQGYSSLGSSGSRGSRRSHQQHLSASAASSSDSNGPAMDKAAAAVALHKPMTFQQICKDVHMVKTNGQQVFIESRNRPLPRKNTSTGTTTSLRAINSDPIRGLIVDMTKPPEALVPPPLVQKEPPTGYSYQQINCLDSIIRYLESCNIPNTVKRKCGSSSCTASSTSDDDKQQEANGNTKGGSVSLVGEPPPLPPLTMATKAESVASVTSQCSFSSTIVHVGDKKPPESDIVMEEAPTTPTLAPPITTPTPPARGLTPPTNTSITPPSPPPPLPPPPPPPPPPPHSQATQPERDSWRSGSGGAAAGGGGGGRRGLTKEVLSAHTQQEEQAFLHRFKDLSKLRVFDQTASSTVRCHTQAANPLSRGVRCSRDYPAAGGTSGHRRGRGGKRLKHQESSDQHSSLGLNGGRRDPRHGTAPGPLNMPPGPLNMPLGPPTSSSSWPSVCSQASIPAPPFAPGMLPIYPVYPPLTQPLPVPDPSRFPPTQMVPPMMALVLPNYMFPQMGAPISQPGANPGHFYNPNFTYPGATPAVVPTAVSNPMSIPGMGAPSRSSTPQSYSQTPADREGAESPLFQSRCSSPLNLLQLEESPSNRLEVATALAASQQAPPSVQGGAAGGQSSPNQRSSDDNSKENENGETNESNQDAMSTSSDLLDMLLQEDSRSGTGSAASGSGSSGTRSSGSGSGSNGCSSSGTSGTSSSQGSHTSKYFGSIDSLENDHSRKQPAGGSSSTGGDGGEEQFIKCVLQDPIWLLMANTDDKVMMTYQLPVRDMETVLREDREALRNMQKQQPRFTEEQKRELSQVHPWIRTGRLPRAINISGCTGCKSPPSVPPAAPFDVEIHEMELCSVLKSQEESASKAKKNLSETAMDEAQPEDEDEEEEVQEKETKTQDSNQDMTTEEQRVTSESAEEKAAGAQPPESDMTH encoded by the exons ATGAGTTATGACAACTCTAAATCAGTGGCCAGCAGCAACGCTCGGGGGCGAGTGGCAAGGGCCGGCGAGAAAGACAATGACCAGGAAGCTGTGTCCGAAGGGTTAAACTCGCcaaaaagcagcaacagcagcagcaacagcagcagcagcagcagcggcggtcAGCCCAGTGCCAATGTCAGCACTCAGGAGCAAGGAAGTGGAGTCGGAGGAGGCTCCTCTCCCAGCGGAGGGTCGGGATCTGGAGGGATGTCCAGCGACCGAAGGGGCCTCAACTCCGACGACATGGACGGCCTCTCCAGCGGGAACGACTCCGGGGAGAGGGAGAGCGAAGGCGGGATGGAGAGGGACAGCGGCTCACGCGGGCGTCAGTCTGTACACAGCTCCCACAGCTCGTCCAATGGCAAGGACTCCGGCATGATGCTGGAAACCACGGAGAGCAACAAGAG CTCCAACTCCCAGAGTCTCTCACCTCCTAGCGGCTCCCTGGCCTACAGCTTGCTGTTGACCAGCTCAGAGCGCGACCCTCCCTCCACCTCGGGCTGCAGCAGCGACCAGTCGGCAAGGGTCCAGACCCAGAAAGAGCTAATGAAGGCCATCAAGGAGCTGAAACTCCGCCTGCCATCCGAGCGCAAGTCCAAGGGCCACTCCAGCACTCTAAATGCACTTAAATACGCCCTCCAGTGTGTCAGACAAGTCCGAG CCAACAAGGAGTACTATCACCAGTGGAGTGTGGAGGAGTGCCACGGCTGCAGTCTGGACTTGTCTGCCTTCACAATTGAGGAGCTTGACAACATCACCTCAGAATACACCCTCAAAAACACT gacaCATTCTCCATGGCCGTGTCATTCTTGTCAGGGAAAGTCGTGTACGTATCACCCCAAGGCTCGTCCGTGCTGCGCTGTAAGCCCGAGTGTCTCCAGGGGACCATGTTTTCGGAGCTTTTGGCGCCTCAGGACGTCAGCACTTTCTACAGCGGCACGGCACCCTGCCGTCTGCCGCTCTGGGCGTCCTGCATCGGTTCTG CCTCTCCTCCAGTTGACTGCACTCAGGAGAAGTCCATGTTCTGTCGAATCAGCGCAGACCGGACGCAGGGCGGCGAGATGCGCTACTACCCCTTCCGCCTCACACCCTACCAGCTCACTATCAGAGATTCAGACACTTCTGAGGCACAGCCCTGCTGCCTGCTCATCGCCGAGAAGGTCCACTCTGGATACGAGG CTCCTCGGATCCCTCCAGACAAGAGGATCTTCACCACCAGTCACACTCCCAGCTGCCTTTTCCAGGAAGTCGACGAGAG ggcAGTGCCGTTGTTGGGCTACCTGCCTCAAGACTTGGTGGGAACCCCCACCCTGCTCTACATCCACCCTGAAGACAGGCCCACCATGGTGGCTATACACGAGAAAA TCTTTCAGTTTGCAGGGCAGCCGTTTGAATATGCGCCGCTGAGGATGTGTGCCCGCAGTGGGGAATACCTGACCATTGACACCAGCTGGTCTTCCTTTGTCAACCCCTGGAGCCGGAAGGTGGCGTTTATTGTTGGGCGCCACAAAGTCAGAAC GAGCCCACTGAATGAGGACGTGTTCACGGCACCGCAGGGCTGCGTGAGTCGCGTCACCACCCCGGACATCGTGCAGCTGAGCGAGCGGATCCACCGGCTCCTGGTGCAGCCCGTGCACAGCGGCGGCTCTCAGGGCTACAGCTCGCTCGGGTCCAGCGGCTCACGAGGCTCTCGCCGCTCACACCAGCAGCACCTCAGTGCCTCAGCCGCCTCCTCCAGCGACAGCAATGGCCCCGCCATGGATAAAGCTGCCGCCGCAGTCGCTTTGCACAAGCCC ATGACGTTCCAGCAGATCTGCAAAGATGTTCACATGGTCAAGACTAACGGGCAACAGGTCTTCATCGAGTCCCGTAACCGGCCACTACCCAGAAAAAACACCAGCACAG GCACAACAACCAGCCTCCGAGCCATCAACAGTGACCCAATCAGAGGTCTGATAGTTGATATGACCAAACCTCCCGAAGCCCTGGTCCCTCCACCGCTTGTACAGAAGGAGCCCCCCACTGGCTACTCATACCAGCAGATCAACTGTCTGGACAGCATCATAAG GTACTTGGAGAGCTGTAACATTCCTAACACGGTTAAAAGGAAATGTGGCTCGTCCTCCTGCACTGCGTCCTCCACATCTGATGATGACAAACAGCAGGAAGCCAATGGAAACACCAAAg GCGGTTCAGTTAGCCTGGTAGGGGAGCCTCCCCCTCTGCCACCACTGACCATGGCCACCAAGGCAGAGAGTGTAGCTTCAGTCACTTCCCAGTGTAGCTTCAGCAGCACCATTGTGCATGTGGGAGACAAGAAGCCTCCTGAGTCAG ACATCGTCATGGAGGAGGCTCCTACCACTCCTACACTTGCTCCGCCTATCACTACTCCAACTCCTCCCGCCAGAGGCCTGACGCCTCCCACTAACACCTCCATtacccctccttctcctcctcctcctcttcctccccctccccctcctcctcctccgcccccACACTCTCAAGCCACTCAACCGGAGAGGGACAGCTGGAGAAGTGGAagtggaggagcagcagcaggaggaggaggtggaggccgGCGGGGTCTGACAAAGGAGGTACTCTCCGCCCACAcccagcaggaggagcaggcGTTCCTCCACCGCTTTAAGGACCTCAGCAAGCTGCGCGTGTTTGATCAGACGGCGTCTTCGACTGTGCGCTGCCACACACAAGCTGCCAACCCTCTGTCACGAG GTGTGCGTTGTTCTCGCGACTACCCAGCTGCAGGAGGCACCTCCGGCCACAGACGTGGTCGTGGGGGTAAGAGGCTCAAGCACCAGGAGTCATCTGACCAGCACAGTTCCCTGGGCCTAAACGGGGGCCGCAGAGACCCCAGACACGGCACAGCTCCCGGACCCCTCAACATGCCTCCAGGGCCCCTCAACATGCCTCTCGGACCCCCCACTAGCTCCTCCTCCTGGCCGTCTGTGTGCTCCCAGGCCAGCATTCCCGCTCCCCCTTTCGCTCCCGGTATGCTTCCGATCTACCCCGTCTACCCACCGCTCACGCAGCCCTTACCTGTCCCAGATCCATCACGTTTCCCACCTACCCAGATGGTGCCTCCCATGATGGCCCTCGTTCTGCCCAACTACATGTTCCCCCAGATGGGAGCGCCCATTTCTCAGCCAGGCGCCAACCCCGGACACTTCTACAATCCTAACTTTACTTACCCTGGCGCCACCCCAGCCGTTGTCCCCACTGCTGTTTCCAACCCAATGTCCATTCCAGGCATGGGTGCCCCGTCTCGTAGCAGCACCCCCCAGTCCTACAGTCAGACACCTGCTGACCGCGAGGGGGCAGAGTCCCCCCTCTTCCAGTCCCGATGCTCCTCCCCTCTCAACTTGTTGCAGCTGGAGGAGTCTCCCAGCAACCGGTTAGAGGTCGCCACGGCCCTGGCTGCTTCACAGCAAGCCCCACCTTCTGTGCAGGGTGGTGCAGCCGGGGGACAGAGCTCACCCAATCAGAGGAGCTCTGATGATAACTCCAAGGAGAATGAGAAT GGTGAAACTAATGAGTCCAACCAGGATGCCATGTCCACGTCCAGCGACTTGCTGGATATGTTGCTGCAGGAAGACTCCCGCTCAGGCACTGGCTCCGCTGCTTCTGGATCAGGATCCTCAGGCACGAGGTCCTCGGGTTCTGGTTCCGGCTCCAATGGCTGCAGCTCCTCTGGTACCAGCGGCACCA GCAGCAGCCAGGGCAGCCACACCAGCAAATACTTTGGTAGTATTGACTCGCTGGAGAACGACCATTCCCGCAAacagccagcagggggcagcagcagcaccggGGGAGACGGAGGTGAGGAGCAGTTTATCAAGTGCGTCCTCCAGGACCCCATCTGGCTGCTCATGGCCAACACAGATGACAAGGTCATGATGACATATCAACTGCCTGTCAG AGACATGGAGACGGTGCTGCGTGAGGATCGTGAGGCCCTCAGGAATATGCAGAAACAACAGCCTCGCTtcacagaggagcagaagagGGAGCTCAGCCAGGTGCACCCTTGGATCCGCACAGGACGTCTGCCCCGAGCCATCAACATCTCT GGCTGCACAGGCTGCAAGTCTCCACCCTCCGTGCCTCCCGCCGCCCCGTTCGACGTGGAGATCCACGAGATGGAACTGTGCAGTGTGCTCAAGTCTCAAGAAGAAAGTGCCAGTAAGGCCAAGAAAAACCTATCCGAGACAGCCATGGACGAAGCCCAGCCGGAGGacgaagatgaggaggaggaggtccaagagaaagaaaccaaaacacaagacaGCAACCAAGACATGacaacagaggagcagagagtgACCTCAGAGTCTGCGGAAGAAAAGGCGGCGGGGGCTCAGCCGCCCGAGTCTGACATGACTCACTAA
- the per1b gene encoding period circadian protein homolog 1b isoform X2, which yields MSYDNSKSVASSNARGRVARAGEKDNDQEAVSEGLNSPKSSNSSSNSSSSSSGGQPSANVSTQEQGSGVGGGSSPSGGSGSGGMSSDRRGLNSDDMDGLSSGNDSGERESEGGMERDSGSRGRQSVHSSHSSSNGKDSGMMLETTESNKSSNSQSLSPPSGSLAYSLLLTSSERDPPSTSGCSSDQSARVQTQKELMKAIKELKLRLPSERKSKGHSSTLNALKYALQCVRQVRANKEYYHQWSVEECHGCSLDLSAFTIEELDNITSEYTLKNTDTFSMAVSFLSGKVVYVSPQGSSVLRCKPECLQGTMFSELLAPQDVSTFYSGTAPCRLPLWASCIGSASPPVDCTQEKSMFCRISADRTQGGEMRYYPFRLTPYQLTIRDSDTSEAQPCCLLIAEKVHSGYEAPRIPPDKRIFTTSHTPSCLFQEVDERAVPLLGYLPQDLVGTPTLLYIHPEDRPTMVAIHEKIFQFAGQPFEYAPLRMCARSGEYLTIDTSWSSFVNPWSRKVAFIVGRHKVRTSPLNEDVFTAPQGCVSRVTTPDIVQLSERIHRLLVQPVHSGGSQGYSSLGSSGSRGSRRSHQQHLSASAASSSDSNGPAMDKAAAAVALHKPMTFQQICKDVHMVKTNGQQVFIESRNRPLPRKNTSTGTTTSLRAINSDPIRGLIVDMTKPPEALVPPPLVQKEPPTGYSYQQINCLDSIIRYLESCNIPNTVKRKCGSSSCTASSTSDDDKQQEANGNTKDIVMEEAPTTPTLAPPITTPTPPARGLTPPTNTSITPPSPPPPLPPPPPPPPPPPHSQATQPERDSWRSGSGGAAAGGGGGGRRGLTKEVLSAHTQQEEQAFLHRFKDLSKLRVFDQTASSTVRCHTQAANPLSRGVRCSRDYPAAGGTSGHRRGRGGKRLKHQESSDQHSSLGLNGGRRDPRHGTAPGPLNMPPGPLNMPLGPPTSSSSWPSVCSQASIPAPPFAPGMLPIYPVYPPLTQPLPVPDPSRFPPTQMVPPMMALVLPNYMFPQMGAPISQPGANPGHFYNPNFTYPGATPAVVPTAVSNPMSIPGMGAPSRSSTPQSYSQTPADREGAESPLFQSRCSSPLNLLQLEESPSNRLEVATALAASQQAPPSVQGGAAGGQSSPNQRSSDDNSKENENGETNESNQDAMSTSSDLLDMLLQEDSRSGTGSAASGSGSSGTRSSGSGSGSNGCSSSGTSGTSSSQGSHTSKYFGSIDSLENDHSRKQPAGGSSSTGGDGGEEQFIKCVLQDPIWLLMANTDDKVMMTYQLPVRDMETVLREDREALRNMQKQQPRFTEEQKRELSQVHPWIRTGRLPRAINISGCTGCKSPPSVPPAAPFDVEIHEMELCSVLKSQEESASKAKKNLSETAMDEAQPEDEDEEEEVQEKETKTQDSNQDMTTEEQRVTSESAEEKAAGAQPPESDMTH from the exons ATGAGTTATGACAACTCTAAATCAGTGGCCAGCAGCAACGCTCGGGGGCGAGTGGCAAGGGCCGGCGAGAAAGACAATGACCAGGAAGCTGTGTCCGAAGGGTTAAACTCGCcaaaaagcagcaacagcagcagcaacagcagcagcagcagcagcggcggtcAGCCCAGTGCCAATGTCAGCACTCAGGAGCAAGGAAGTGGAGTCGGAGGAGGCTCCTCTCCCAGCGGAGGGTCGGGATCTGGAGGGATGTCCAGCGACCGAAGGGGCCTCAACTCCGACGACATGGACGGCCTCTCCAGCGGGAACGACTCCGGGGAGAGGGAGAGCGAAGGCGGGATGGAGAGGGACAGCGGCTCACGCGGGCGTCAGTCTGTACACAGCTCCCACAGCTCGTCCAATGGCAAGGACTCCGGCATGATGCTGGAAACCACGGAGAGCAACAAGAG CTCCAACTCCCAGAGTCTCTCACCTCCTAGCGGCTCCCTGGCCTACAGCTTGCTGTTGACCAGCTCAGAGCGCGACCCTCCCTCCACCTCGGGCTGCAGCAGCGACCAGTCGGCAAGGGTCCAGACCCAGAAAGAGCTAATGAAGGCCATCAAGGAGCTGAAACTCCGCCTGCCATCCGAGCGCAAGTCCAAGGGCCACTCCAGCACTCTAAATGCACTTAAATACGCCCTCCAGTGTGTCAGACAAGTCCGAG CCAACAAGGAGTACTATCACCAGTGGAGTGTGGAGGAGTGCCACGGCTGCAGTCTGGACTTGTCTGCCTTCACAATTGAGGAGCTTGACAACATCACCTCAGAATACACCCTCAAAAACACT gacaCATTCTCCATGGCCGTGTCATTCTTGTCAGGGAAAGTCGTGTACGTATCACCCCAAGGCTCGTCCGTGCTGCGCTGTAAGCCCGAGTGTCTCCAGGGGACCATGTTTTCGGAGCTTTTGGCGCCTCAGGACGTCAGCACTTTCTACAGCGGCACGGCACCCTGCCGTCTGCCGCTCTGGGCGTCCTGCATCGGTTCTG CCTCTCCTCCAGTTGACTGCACTCAGGAGAAGTCCATGTTCTGTCGAATCAGCGCAGACCGGACGCAGGGCGGCGAGATGCGCTACTACCCCTTCCGCCTCACACCCTACCAGCTCACTATCAGAGATTCAGACACTTCTGAGGCACAGCCCTGCTGCCTGCTCATCGCCGAGAAGGTCCACTCTGGATACGAGG CTCCTCGGATCCCTCCAGACAAGAGGATCTTCACCACCAGTCACACTCCCAGCTGCCTTTTCCAGGAAGTCGACGAGAG ggcAGTGCCGTTGTTGGGCTACCTGCCTCAAGACTTGGTGGGAACCCCCACCCTGCTCTACATCCACCCTGAAGACAGGCCCACCATGGTGGCTATACACGAGAAAA TCTTTCAGTTTGCAGGGCAGCCGTTTGAATATGCGCCGCTGAGGATGTGTGCCCGCAGTGGGGAATACCTGACCATTGACACCAGCTGGTCTTCCTTTGTCAACCCCTGGAGCCGGAAGGTGGCGTTTATTGTTGGGCGCCACAAAGTCAGAAC GAGCCCACTGAATGAGGACGTGTTCACGGCACCGCAGGGCTGCGTGAGTCGCGTCACCACCCCGGACATCGTGCAGCTGAGCGAGCGGATCCACCGGCTCCTGGTGCAGCCCGTGCACAGCGGCGGCTCTCAGGGCTACAGCTCGCTCGGGTCCAGCGGCTCACGAGGCTCTCGCCGCTCACACCAGCAGCACCTCAGTGCCTCAGCCGCCTCCTCCAGCGACAGCAATGGCCCCGCCATGGATAAAGCTGCCGCCGCAGTCGCTTTGCACAAGCCC ATGACGTTCCAGCAGATCTGCAAAGATGTTCACATGGTCAAGACTAACGGGCAACAGGTCTTCATCGAGTCCCGTAACCGGCCACTACCCAGAAAAAACACCAGCACAG GCACAACAACCAGCCTCCGAGCCATCAACAGTGACCCAATCAGAGGTCTGATAGTTGATATGACCAAACCTCCCGAAGCCCTGGTCCCTCCACCGCTTGTACAGAAGGAGCCCCCCACTGGCTACTCATACCAGCAGATCAACTGTCTGGACAGCATCATAAG GTACTTGGAGAGCTGTAACATTCCTAACACGGTTAAAAGGAAATGTGGCTCGTCCTCCTGCACTGCGTCCTCCACATCTGATGATGACAAACAGCAGGAAGCCAATGGAAACACCAAAg ACATCGTCATGGAGGAGGCTCCTACCACTCCTACACTTGCTCCGCCTATCACTACTCCAACTCCTCCCGCCAGAGGCCTGACGCCTCCCACTAACACCTCCATtacccctccttctcctcctcctcctcttcctccccctccccctcctcctcctccgcccccACACTCTCAAGCCACTCAACCGGAGAGGGACAGCTGGAGAAGTGGAagtggaggagcagcagcaggaggaggaggtggaggccgGCGGGGTCTGACAAAGGAGGTACTCTCCGCCCACAcccagcaggaggagcaggcGTTCCTCCACCGCTTTAAGGACCTCAGCAAGCTGCGCGTGTTTGATCAGACGGCGTCTTCGACTGTGCGCTGCCACACACAAGCTGCCAACCCTCTGTCACGAG GTGTGCGTTGTTCTCGCGACTACCCAGCTGCAGGAGGCACCTCCGGCCACAGACGTGGTCGTGGGGGTAAGAGGCTCAAGCACCAGGAGTCATCTGACCAGCACAGTTCCCTGGGCCTAAACGGGGGCCGCAGAGACCCCAGACACGGCACAGCTCCCGGACCCCTCAACATGCCTCCAGGGCCCCTCAACATGCCTCTCGGACCCCCCACTAGCTCCTCCTCCTGGCCGTCTGTGTGCTCCCAGGCCAGCATTCCCGCTCCCCCTTTCGCTCCCGGTATGCTTCCGATCTACCCCGTCTACCCACCGCTCACGCAGCCCTTACCTGTCCCAGATCCATCACGTTTCCCACCTACCCAGATGGTGCCTCCCATGATGGCCCTCGTTCTGCCCAACTACATGTTCCCCCAGATGGGAGCGCCCATTTCTCAGCCAGGCGCCAACCCCGGACACTTCTACAATCCTAACTTTACTTACCCTGGCGCCACCCCAGCCGTTGTCCCCACTGCTGTTTCCAACCCAATGTCCATTCCAGGCATGGGTGCCCCGTCTCGTAGCAGCACCCCCCAGTCCTACAGTCAGACACCTGCTGACCGCGAGGGGGCAGAGTCCCCCCTCTTCCAGTCCCGATGCTCCTCCCCTCTCAACTTGTTGCAGCTGGAGGAGTCTCCCAGCAACCGGTTAGAGGTCGCCACGGCCCTGGCTGCTTCACAGCAAGCCCCACCTTCTGTGCAGGGTGGTGCAGCCGGGGGACAGAGCTCACCCAATCAGAGGAGCTCTGATGATAACTCCAAGGAGAATGAGAAT GGTGAAACTAATGAGTCCAACCAGGATGCCATGTCCACGTCCAGCGACTTGCTGGATATGTTGCTGCAGGAAGACTCCCGCTCAGGCACTGGCTCCGCTGCTTCTGGATCAGGATCCTCAGGCACGAGGTCCTCGGGTTCTGGTTCCGGCTCCAATGGCTGCAGCTCCTCTGGTACCAGCGGCACCA GCAGCAGCCAGGGCAGCCACACCAGCAAATACTTTGGTAGTATTGACTCGCTGGAGAACGACCATTCCCGCAAacagccagcagggggcagcagcagcaccggGGGAGACGGAGGTGAGGAGCAGTTTATCAAGTGCGTCCTCCAGGACCCCATCTGGCTGCTCATGGCCAACACAGATGACAAGGTCATGATGACATATCAACTGCCTGTCAG AGACATGGAGACGGTGCTGCGTGAGGATCGTGAGGCCCTCAGGAATATGCAGAAACAACAGCCTCGCTtcacagaggagcagaagagGGAGCTCAGCCAGGTGCACCCTTGGATCCGCACAGGACGTCTGCCCCGAGCCATCAACATCTCT GGCTGCACAGGCTGCAAGTCTCCACCCTCCGTGCCTCCCGCCGCCCCGTTCGACGTGGAGATCCACGAGATGGAACTGTGCAGTGTGCTCAAGTCTCAAGAAGAAAGTGCCAGTAAGGCCAAGAAAAACCTATCCGAGACAGCCATGGACGAAGCCCAGCCGGAGGacgaagatgaggaggaggaggtccaagagaaagaaaccaaaacacaagacaGCAACCAAGACATGacaacagaggagcagagagtgACCTCAGAGTCTGCGGAAGAAAAGGCGGCGGGGGCTCAGCCGCCCGAGTCTGACATGACTCACTAA